One Epinephelus lanceolatus isolate andai-2023 chromosome 17, ASM4190304v1, whole genome shotgun sequence genomic window carries:
- the LOC144458425 gene encoding uncharacterized protein LOC144458425, translated as MFSRSPNNQLIGDTLCASDNTDRVVSSLQRAASSLQQAASSLQQVASNQQRAASNLQRAACSKRRAASSERRATCSKQPAASGEQQVASNLQRAACSKRRAASGKQPAASGEQPAASGEQPAASGKQPAASSEWRAACSKRRAASGEQPAASGKQPAASGEQPAASGEQPAASGEQPAASSLQQAAIPATSSQQRVASGERRAASGEQPAASGEWRAACSEQPAASGEQQVASSLQRVASSLQRVASSQQRAASNLQRVASSLQRAASSNPCSKQPAASGEQRAASSLQRAASSERRAASGEQPAASGEQGIDSLFRLKNIKSLGEI; from the exons ATGTTCAGCCGATCACCGAACAATCAGCTGATCGGTGACACACTGTGTGCCTCAGATAACACAGAC CGAGTGGTGAGCAGCCTGCAGCGAGCGGCGAGCAGCCTGCAGCAAGCAGCGAGCAGCCTGCAGCAAGTGGCGAGCAACCAGCAGCGAGCGGCGAGCAACCTGCAGCGAGCAGCCTGCAGCAAGCGGCGAGCAGCCAGCAGCGAGCGGCGAGCAACCTGCAGCAAGCAGCCTGCAGCAAGCGGCGAGCAGCAAGTGGCGAGCAACCTGCAGCGAGCAGCCTGCAGCAAGCGGCGAGCAGCGAGTGGCAAGCAGCCTGCAGCGAGTGGCGAGCAGCCAGCAGCGAGTGGCGAGCAGCCTGCAGCGAGTGGCAAGCAGCCTGCAGCGAGCAGCGAGTGGCGAGCAGCCTGCAGCAAGCGGCGAGCAGCAAGTGGCGAGCAGCCTGCAGCGAGTGGCAAGCAGCCTGCAGCGAGTGGCGAGCAGCCAGCAGCGAGCGGCGAGCAACCTGCAGCGAGTGGCGAGCAGCCTGCAGCGAGCAGCCTGCAGCAAGCGGCAATCCCTGCAACGAGCAGCCAGCAGCGAGTGGCGAGCGGCGAGCGGCGAGCAGCGAGTGGCGAGCAGCCTGCAGCGAGTGGCGAGTGGCGAGCAGCCTGCAGCGAGCAGCCTGCAGCAAGCGGCGAGCAGCAAGTGGCGAGCAGCCTGCAGCGAGTGGCAAGCAGCCTGCAGCGAGTGGCGAGCAGCCAGCAGCGAGCGGCGAGCAACCTGCAGCGAGTGGCGAGCAGCCTGCAGCGAGCAGCAAGCAGCAATCCCTGCAGCAAGCAGCCAGCAGCGAGTGGCGAGCAGCGAGCGGCGAGCAGCCTGCAGCGAGCGGCGAGCAGCGAGCGGCGAGCAGCGAGTGGCGAGCAGCCTGCAGCGAGCGGCGAGCAGGGCATCGACTCTTTATTtagattaaaaaacattaaaagtctCGGTGAGATATAA